The proteins below are encoded in one region of Myxococcales bacterium:
- a CDS encoding DoxX family membrane protein, whose protein sequence is MGLSARLVLAIVFIAAAWPKLLDPQGFAESISNYPLAPQASIAIAARLLPSAEAVLALALFLGFYLRGAALLCLMLLALFQVAMAQAVFRGIDLSCGCFGNEPASTISWLNFLRNFTLMACAILVLKYPNSAWRRLTELRRRPKLQT, encoded by the coding sequence ATGGGCCTTAGCGCTCGCTTAGTCCTTGCTATCGTGTTTATAGCTGCGGCATGGCCCAAATTGCTCGATCCTCAAGGCTTTGCTGAAAGCATCTCGAATTACCCACTCGCACCCCAAGCCAGCATTGCCATCGCCGCGCGCTTACTGCCAAGTGCAGAAGCCGTGCTCGCGCTTGCTTTGTTCTTGGGTTTTTATCTTCGTGGCGCTGCGCTTCTGTGTCTGATGCTCCTTGCGTTGTTTCAGGTAGCGATGGCGCAAGCCGTCTTTCGCGGCATCGATCTAAGTTGTGGCTGTTTCGGGAATGAGCCCGCTTCGACCATCAGCTGGCTGAATTTTTTGCGCAATTTCACGCTTATGGCCTGTGCCATTCTGGTTTTAAAGTATCCAAACAGTGCTTGGCGGCGCTTGACCGAGTTGCGAAGGCGCCCCAAACTTCAAACATGA
- the xseB gene encoding exodeoxyribonuclease VII small subunit: protein MATKRIQKEALVGPNASFEEILKRLELLVEKLEDGDLPLESAIGLFEEGVQLSKLGSKRLDEAELKVEQLLSDPENNKNKGHKKAVSKL, encoded by the coding sequence ATGGCAACAAAACGTATTCAAAAAGAAGCCCTTGTCGGGCCTAACGCGTCGTTTGAAGAGATTCTGAAGCGTTTAGAGTTGCTCGTTGAGAAACTTGAAGACGGTGACTTGCCTTTGGAAAGTGCGATCGGTTTGTTTGAGGAAGGCGTGCAACTTTCAAAACTGGGCTCAAAAAGGCTCGATGAAGCCGAGCTTAAGGTTGAGCAGTTGCTTTCCGATCCAGAGAACAACAAAAACAAAGGTCACAAGAAGGCGGTTAGCAAATTATGA
- a CDS encoding matrixin family metalloprotease: protein MAIQLTAFIPYDPSAFAVTTAWHNDQTGVILDADIEINELRGPYIDCQLSCTQGGCVGEKDSQGRQVVDLKNVLTHEAGHFFGLDHPALDPSDPDDESLATMWAKSPAGEVCKRVLKEDDIAGLQAIYPAETLVGSCDFTPYGGQNLNCGGSSEGCACSTSTFPQNYFILWGMFLALLFTRKKRLAKSCKAAIPHSHYKKGDAYET, encoded by the coding sequence GTGGCTATTCAATTGACGGCATTTATTCCCTATGATCCGTCAGCCTTTGCGGTCACCACTGCATGGCACAACGATCAAACGGGAGTGATTTTGGATGCGGACATTGAGATTAACGAGCTACGTGGTCCGTACATCGACTGCCAACTTAGTTGCACACAAGGAGGCTGCGTTGGCGAAAAAGACTCACAGGGCCGACAAGTTGTCGATTTAAAAAACGTACTCACCCACGAGGCAGGCCATTTCTTTGGATTGGATCATCCCGCTCTGGACCCAAGTGATCCGGACGATGAAAGCTTAGCGACGATGTGGGCAAAATCACCCGCAGGCGAAGTGTGCAAACGCGTGCTAAAAGAAGACGATATTGCTGGCCTCCAAGCCATATATCCAGCAGAAACACTTGTCGGAAGCTGTGATTTTACGCCCTACGGAGGCCAAAACCTCAACTGCGGAGGCAGCTCGGAGGGATGCGCTTGCTCCACCTCTACTTTCCCGCAAAACTATTTTATTCTGTGGGGTATGTTCCTGGCTCTTTTGTTCACCCGTAAAAAACGGCTAGCCAAGAGTTGCAAAGCAGCAATTCCGCACTCACACTACAAAAAAGGAGATGCTTATGAAACTTAG
- a CDS encoding acyl-CoA desaturase, translating to MSFHTGAAIILTFFLLHWASSVFSQTFFLHRYAAHGMFKMNKFWERFFHLFTFVTQGSSYLVPRAYAILHREHHAFSDTERDPHSPHIYKNLSTMMWATKERYTGFVRHRIQPEARFEGDYPVWNAVDRLGDLWLTRLAWGTFYTLFYIAFAPHWLFFLLLPIHFLMGPVHGAIVNWAGHKYGYRNFDTADKSKNTLVWDLLTFGELYQNNHHKHASSAKFAQRWFEFDPTYPVIVVLGWLKVIQYPLHKKRKLSGAQPPALAPAE from the coding sequence ATGAGTTTTCATACAGGCGCAGCCATCATTCTAACTTTTTTTCTCTTACATTGGGCAAGCAGTGTTTTTTCCCAAACTTTCTTTTTGCACCGCTATGCCGCTCACGGCATGTTCAAGATGAATAAGTTCTGGGAACGTTTTTTTCATCTATTCACTTTTGTAACCCAAGGAAGCTCCTACCTTGTGCCTCGCGCCTATGCGATTTTACATCGAGAGCACCACGCCTTTTCAGATACGGAGCGTGACCCGCACTCTCCACACATCTACAAAAACCTAAGCACCATGATGTGGGCTACGAAAGAGCGTTACACCGGCTTTGTTCGCCATCGTATTCAACCCGAGGCTCGTTTTGAAGGTGACTATCCTGTCTGGAACGCAGTCGATAGACTAGGCGATTTATGGCTAACGCGCCTTGCATGGGGCACATTCTACACCCTCTTTTACATTGCCTTTGCCCCTCACTGGCTCTTTTTCTTACTTCTTCCTATTCACTTCCTCATGGGACCGGTGCACGGCGCCATCGTTAACTGGGCTGGACACAAGTACGGCTATCGCAACTTTGATACGGCAGACAAATCCAAAAACACCCTGGTTTGGGATCTACTTACTTTTGGCGAACTTTATCAAAACAATCACCATAAACACGCAAGCTCTGCCAAATTCGCCCAACGCTGGTTTGAATTTGATCCAACCTATCCCGTGATCGTTGTGCTTGGCTGGCTCAAAGTCATCCAATACCCACTGCACAAAAAACGCAAACTGAGCGGAGCTCAACCGCCTGCACTAGCGCCCGCTGAATAG
- a CDS encoding acetyl-CoA carboxylase biotin carboxylase subunit: MFKKVLIANRGEIAVRIARTLREMAIPSVAVFSDIDRDGLHLRMADEAYAFGGNNNFLDYLNITKIVKIAKEANADAIHPGYGFLSENAEFAKACSNAGIVFIGPSAEHINIMGSKTHARTRMKQAGLNLVPGSDVESDEALIKTAENIGYPVMIKAASGGGGKGMRLVQHKRDLASELVRARSEAKRSFGDDRVYLEKAILQAKHIEIQVLGDAHGNAIHLFERDCSIQRRHQKVIEESLSPYNDLHPEVIERMRSAARSAVQDLGYLGAGTLEFLLDPNENDFFFLEMNTRLQVEHPVTELITGVDLVKQQLKVAAHEALELTQDQLTATGHAIECRIYAEDPESNFMPSPGKLELLTFPSGPGVRLDAGYYQGSSVPDCYDPMIAKLSCWAATRSEAIARMKRALYETQITGIRHNLSFLRKTMDHPEFVEGKYTTAFIPNHLTELNNAAHDPNEESTLAAAAAYRQWQLDPGKEAQKLQAVPISPWRRAMNHGNL; encoded by the coding sequence ATGTTCAAAAAAGTCTTAATTGCAAATCGCGGCGAAATTGCAGTGCGAATTGCACGCACCTTACGAGAAATGGCCATCCCTTCGGTTGCAGTCTTCAGCGATATCGATCGAGACGGCTTACATCTTCGCATGGCCGACGAAGCCTATGCCTTTGGGGGCAACAATAATTTCCTAGACTACTTAAACATTACAAAAATAGTGAAAATAGCAAAAGAAGCAAACGCAGATGCTATTCACCCAGGCTACGGCTTTCTCAGCGAAAACGCAGAATTTGCAAAAGCATGTAGCAACGCAGGAATTGTTTTTATCGGCCCGAGCGCTGAGCACATCAATATCATGGGCTCGAAAACACATGCCCGGACACGGATGAAACAAGCAGGCCTCAATCTCGTTCCGGGAAGTGACGTCGAGTCGGATGAAGCCCTAATTAAAACAGCAGAGAACATCGGCTATCCCGTCATGATCAAAGCGGCCTCCGGTGGCGGCGGCAAAGGCATGCGTCTTGTGCAGCACAAAAGAGATCTCGCATCGGAACTTGTCCGCGCGCGTAGTGAAGCGAAACGTTCCTTTGGTGACGATCGCGTCTACCTTGAAAAAGCAATCCTTCAGGCAAAACATATCGAAATACAGGTATTGGGAGATGCGCACGGAAACGCGATTCATCTTTTTGAACGAGACTGCTCCATCCAACGCCGCCATCAGAAAGTCATTGAAGAAAGCCTTAGTCCTTACAATGACCTTCACCCGGAAGTCATCGAAAGGATGCGATCGGCGGCACGAAGCGCTGTTCAGGATCTCGGCTACCTTGGAGCAGGAACCCTTGAATTTCTACTCGACCCAAACGAGAACGATTTTTTCTTTCTGGAAATGAACACACGCCTTCAGGTCGAACATCCAGTCACCGAACTCATTACCGGTGTTGATTTGGTTAAGCAGCAACTCAAAGTTGCTGCGCATGAAGCTCTTGAGCTCACGCAGGATCAACTCACAGCCACAGGGCACGCCATCGAATGCCGTATCTACGCAGAAGATCCAGAATCCAATTTTATGCCCTCCCCGGGCAAGCTTGAACTGCTAACTTTTCCCAGCGGACCCGGAGTTCGCCTAGACGCGGGTTACTATCAAGGAAGCAGTGTGCCCGATTGCTATGACCCCATGATCGCTAAATTATCATGCTGGGCAGCCACACGAAGTGAAGCCATCGCCCGCATGAAACGCGCCCTTTATGAAACACAAATTACTGGGATTCGGCACAATCTTTCTTTTCTAAGGAAGACCATGGATCACCCAGAATTCGTCGAAGGAAAGTACACAACAGCTTTTATACCCAATCACCTGACCGAACTTAACAATGCGGCACACGATCCCAATGAAGAAAGCACTCTCGCCGCAGCAGCCGCGTACCGGCAGTGGCAGTTGGATCCCGGCAAAGAAGCACAAAAACTTCAAGCAGTACCTATCTCGCCATGGCGCCGCGCCATGAACCACGGAAATTTATGA
- a CDS encoding NAD(+)/NADH kinase produces MTKLASRHGKKHRNESRPKVLAIYKKSAFQLYVQERKLPEMKRLLQKRDRSVERLRESHDAHVKGVSEATRILRSLGAKVVLRYRGDAGNADDFDFVVTLGGDGTLLWASHFVPADIPIMGINTAPKDSVGHFCAGHVKDLKGLFQQALDQELAMMRLSRMRVEVDEVLVSNRILNDVLFAHECPAATSRYLIEHNGKVEDQKSSGIWVGPAAGSTAARRSAGGHVMRIQSKRLEYVVREPYFEPTQDYKMTRGYIEDGSELEIQSKMRPGKLYLDGSRLQFAVPFGSTIRMTRSDEPLLLFGYRRMKNKS; encoded by the coding sequence ATGACAAAGTTGGCATCTCGGCACGGAAAAAAGCATCGAAATGAGAGTCGGCCTAAGGTGCTTGCCATCTACAAGAAGTCAGCTTTTCAGCTCTATGTGCAGGAACGTAAGCTGCCTGAAATGAAGCGTTTGCTTCAGAAGCGTGATCGCAGTGTGGAGCGGCTGCGTGAGTCGCACGATGCCCATGTTAAAGGGGTGAGTGAAGCGACTCGGATTCTACGATCGCTCGGTGCAAAAGTTGTGCTCCGTTACCGAGGGGATGCTGGAAATGCCGATGACTTTGACTTTGTGGTGACTCTAGGTGGTGATGGGACCTTGCTATGGGCTTCTCATTTTGTCCCGGCAGATATTCCCATTATGGGTATCAATACCGCTCCGAAAGATAGCGTGGGTCACTTTTGTGCTGGTCACGTCAAGGATTTGAAGGGCTTGTTTCAGCAAGCGCTGGATCAGGAACTTGCGATGATGCGCCTCTCTCGGATGCGAGTCGAAGTGGATGAAGTACTTGTGAGCAATCGCATTCTCAACGATGTGCTTTTTGCGCACGAATGTCCCGCAGCAACCTCGCGTTATCTCATTGAGCACAATGGCAAGGTCGAAGATCAGAAATCAAGCGGTATCTGGGTTGGACCTGCTGCAGGCTCAACAGCGGCGCGTCGTTCGGCGGGCGGCCATGTGATGAGAATCCAATCCAAACGTTTGGAATATGTTGTTCGGGAACCTTATTTTGAACCCACTCAGGATTACAAAATGACACGTGGCTACATTGAAGACGGAAGTGAACTTGAGATACAGAGCAAAATGAGGCCGGGTAAGCTTTATCTTGATGGCTCACGCTTGCAGTTTGCGGTGCCTTTTGGCTCGACCATACGAATGACCCGTTCCGATGAACCACTGCTTCTTTTTGGATATCGGCGCATGAAAAATAAAAGTTAG
- a CDS encoding pyridoxal phosphate-dependent aminotransferase, translating to MPRFPKLSTRTAALSDGVFSALMHEAKTLDKPVYPLHVGDTYLEPIKEAMAESQRSAEIQSLHCYSPVRGEPVLLEQIASKLRRQAANQAPSIDNIQVVNGATAGLSVICESLFEAGDEVIVLSPFWPLIRGILQKSGVKVIELPFFTERDYAGFDFKQALQQLVSPRTAAIYLNSPNNPTGKSIARAELDVIAELAKQNDWWILCDEAYEDLFFDKAQQACWLHPDLHERSIVAHTISKSYGLAGARIGYIHGPEQAMAAIRSVQTFHSYCASKPMQYAAAAALEKGDAWQQDARARYAHAANLCSSILGIERIPAGTFAFFDVSPYFSEGQDMHSFLRRCLRHGVLLTPGSACGKDYQSWVRLCFTVLPPEELETALRQLRSAFNC from the coding sequence ATGCCTAGATTTCCTAAGCTTTCAACACGTACAGCCGCCCTAAGCGATGGAGTCTTTAGTGCGCTGATGCACGAAGCAAAAACGCTGGATAAGCCCGTCTACCCTCTGCACGTTGGAGATACTTACCTTGAGCCCATCAAAGAGGCCATGGCGGAAAGTCAACGGAGCGCGGAAATACAGAGTCTTCATTGCTACTCTCCGGTTCGCGGGGAGCCCGTTTTGCTTGAACAAATTGCAAGTAAACTACGCCGGCAAGCCGCAAACCAAGCCCCAAGTATTGACAACATTCAAGTCGTCAATGGCGCAACTGCAGGTCTGAGTGTGATTTGCGAGTCGCTTTTTGAAGCTGGCGATGAAGTGATTGTTTTGTCGCCCTTCTGGCCGTTGATCCGAGGCATTTTACAAAAATCCGGGGTCAAGGTCATCGAGCTTCCTTTTTTCACCGAGCGCGATTACGCTGGTTTTGATTTCAAACAAGCCTTGCAGCAACTTGTAAGTCCTAGAACAGCCGCCATCTATCTTAACAGCCCCAACAACCCAACAGGCAAAAGCATTGCGCGCGCAGAGCTTGATGTGATTGCCGAGCTGGCAAAACAAAACGATTGGTGGATCCTTTGCGATGAAGCGTATGAAGATCTCTTCTTTGATAAAGCTCAGCAAGCCTGTTGGCTGCACCCCGATCTTCATGAACGAAGTATCGTCGCTCACACCATCTCAAAAAGCTATGGCTTAGCAGGCGCACGCATTGGATACATTCACGGACCGGAGCAAGCGATGGCCGCCATCCGAAGCGTGCAAACCTTTCATAGCTATTGCGCATCAAAACCCATGCAATACGCCGCCGCAGCAGCGCTCGAAAAAGGTGATGCATGGCAGCAGGACGCTCGAGCACGTTATGCCCATGCAGCCAATCTCTGCAGTAGCATCTTGGGCATCGAGCGCATTCCGGCAGGAACCTTTGCCTTTTTTGATGTCTCGCCTTACTTCTCCGAAGGGCAAGATATGCACTCCTTTTTGCGGCGATGTCTTAGGCACGGTGTTCTGCTCACACCAGGCAGCGCTTGCGGAAAAGACTATCAGAGTTGGGTAAGACTATGCTTTACCGTCCTTCCACCCGAAGAACTCGAAACAGCTCTTAGACAACTTCGCTCTGCGTTTAACTGCTAG
- a CDS encoding DUF2012 domain-containing protein, whose amino-acid sequence MKPTSFLVWTLGVWFVALPTFAQEFRAFSDSEAAEHSEQDDRERAFRLHNSWLGSVGGVHVLDARSGPKGSFRVQLGGDFFFTNNFLLSGDQHDYVGGVLSFSWTPLSFLELFGAVLGYSNSNPLEDPSLFQVVGDTHLGVKAFYHLNPWLSVGGDARAILLNSVGDVGLSLESTSMQLGANLSADFRGLRTPIPLISRLNLRYFWDNSSELISDVERARYNALPDPAASPTNEYRHLISRVERFALNINRVDRLDISLGAEAPLKIAEDFYINPIAEWQLGIPINRQNYNCLFVARTADSNEPIGEEDGCLQKSGFKAFPMVLTLGMRLLPPVRGLAAMAAVDIGLQGASEFVRELVPVAPYKVLLSLSYAYDTVQPASKAVEQQAEVIKRPMPTGNIHGQVLEAGTGRAIANATIRFLDKGLNPLLSEADGTFLSYDFDGGEQISIQVGAEGYSNGTCATTIPVQGGMSDLLCELVAEQIKPELSGQIKDEKQVPISRAKIDLTGPVTQSAQSTDSGAFSFADLEPGEYLLRVEAPGYLIKQERITVKAEEMPSIELVLVAEPKRSLVQMTGKQLKLLRQVHFDSGSTNIALDSTALMEQLADMLLRHPEIKRVEIQGHTDNVGGAELNKRLSQERADAVRQWLIAEGGIDPSRLEAKGYGMERPLLPNITRQNRARNRRVQFNILERE is encoded by the coding sequence ATGAAACCAACATCGTTTTTGGTGTGGACCCTTGGGGTGTGGTTTGTTGCATTGCCCACCTTTGCTCAAGAATTTAGAGCCTTTTCTGATAGCGAAGCGGCTGAGCACTCCGAGCAGGATGACCGCGAGCGCGCTTTCCGCTTGCACAACAGCTGGCTTGGCTCGGTCGGTGGCGTGCACGTACTTGATGCACGCTCTGGTCCCAAAGGGAGTTTTCGTGTGCAGCTTGGTGGTGACTTTTTTTTCACCAACAACTTTTTGTTATCAGGCGATCAGCATGACTACGTAGGTGGTGTGCTTTCCTTTAGCTGGACCCCTCTTAGTTTTCTCGAACTGTTCGGTGCCGTTCTTGGCTACAGTAATTCCAATCCCTTGGAAGACCCTTCTTTGTTTCAAGTTGTTGGCGACACTCATCTTGGTGTTAAGGCTTTCTATCATCTTAATCCATGGCTTAGTGTTGGCGGTGATGCGCGCGCGATTTTGCTTAACAGTGTAGGCGATGTTGGGCTTTCGCTTGAAAGTACCAGCATGCAACTGGGAGCCAATCTATCTGCAGATTTTCGTGGACTAAGAACACCTATTCCCTTGATTTCGCGCTTAAACCTTCGCTATTTTTGGGACAATTCAAGCGAGCTTATTAGTGACGTTGAACGCGCGCGCTACAATGCTCTGCCGGATCCGGCTGCTAGTCCTACAAACGAGTATCGGCATTTGATTTCTCGTGTTGAACGTTTTGCATTGAACATCAATCGCGTTGATCGACTCGATATATCGCTTGGTGCCGAAGCCCCTTTGAAAATCGCGGAAGATTTTTATATCAATCCCATTGCTGAATGGCAGCTCGGTATCCCGATCAACCGTCAAAACTACAATTGCTTGTTTGTGGCGCGGACTGCCGACAGCAATGAACCCATCGGGGAAGAAGACGGCTGTCTTCAGAAAAGCGGTTTCAAGGCCTTTCCGATGGTCCTGACTTTAGGCATGCGTCTGTTGCCACCAGTTCGTGGTTTGGCTGCGATGGCTGCGGTTGATATTGGACTGCAAGGTGCTTCCGAATTTGTTCGCGAGCTTGTTCCTGTAGCTCCGTATAAAGTGCTTCTATCGCTTTCCTATGCTTATGACACTGTCCAACCTGCATCAAAGGCCGTTGAGCAGCAGGCTGAGGTCATCAAACGACCCATGCCAACTGGGAATATTCACGGGCAAGTGCTTGAAGCTGGGACAGGAAGGGCGATCGCAAACGCGACCATTCGCTTTTTGGACAAAGGCCTCAATCCCCTCCTGAGTGAGGCCGACGGTACATTCTTGTCTTATGATTTTGATGGCGGCGAACAGATTAGCATACAGGTTGGAGCGGAAGGCTACAGCAATGGCACTTGTGCTACTACGATTCCCGTTCAAGGTGGCATGAGTGATTTGCTTTGTGAGCTAGTGGCGGAGCAGATCAAGCCAGAGCTTTCAGGGCAAATCAAAGATGAAAAGCAAGTGCCAATTAGTAGAGCAAAAATAGATCTAACTGGCCCTGTGACTCAATCGGCGCAAAGCACCGATTCTGGAGCCTTTAGTTTTGCAGATCTTGAACCGGGTGAATATCTACTTCGAGTTGAGGCTCCTGGATATCTGATTAAGCAGGAGCGCATCACCGTCAAAGCGGAAGAGATGCCTTCGATCGAGCTTGTATTGGTCGCTGAGCCAAAACGCTCCTTGGTACAGATGACTGGCAAGCAGCTCAAGTTGCTACGCCAGGTTCATTTTGATTCGGGGAGCACAAACATTGCTCTCGATAGCACGGCACTTATGGAGCAGCTGGCTGATATGCTTTTGCGACATCCCGAGATCAAGCGTGTTGAGATTCAAGGTCACACCGACAACGTTGGTGGGGCCGAGCTGAACAAGCGTCTTTCTCAGGAACGCGCTGATGCCGTTAGGCAATGGCTTATAGCTGAAGGCGGTATTGATCCTTCGCGGCTTGAAGCTAAAGGTTACGGTATGGAGCGGCCCTTGCTTCCAAATATCACCCGTCAAAACCGAGCCCGAAACCGACGCGTCCAGTTCAACATCCTCGAACGCGAATAA
- a CDS encoding anion permease gives MTLEAWITLFTVLAVIVALVKNIAGTDTVMLGGLSVVLVTGVVSPDKAFSGFSNEGTLTVALLFVLGAAIRDTGAVHGVAHTLLGYPTKQRHALLRLSLPVAGISAFLNNTPVVAMMLPVVNDWARRIGVPRSRLLMPLSYAAILGGTCTLIGHSTNLVVAAMARAYDPALEIGMFDQLWVGLPLVIAGTLYLVLASPFLLPDRDSKGSAAQSSRQYTVAMRVASDSIVVNKTIEAAGLRKLPGLFLVEIERHGEVIPAPAPNRQLHAGDELLFAGVVESVVDLQKIRGLIPATSQIDKLSEPRPNRRLLEAVISTHSPLIGKSIRESQFRTSFNAAIIAVHRAGERIHAKVGDIVLKAGDTLLLEAHPSFLNTHRNNDAFALVGEVQDSQPIYFEKGWIAMCIIALMVLLNASGWMPLIHAALIASAALIITGCISATQARNAIDLTVVLTIAAAFGLGAAVSQSGLAEYLSNGIMLIAEPLGPVGLLTAIYIAVALLGAVVTTKAAAVLVFPIATALAEHAGLGVRPFIFVVIFASAGNFVSPIAYQTNLMVYGPGGYRFTDFLRFGIPLQIITAVITISLCYLFWV, from the coding sequence ATGACCTTAGAAGCTTGGATCACCCTTTTCACCGTACTTGCTGTCATCGTCGCGCTTGTAAAAAACATTGCAGGCACCGACACAGTCATGCTCGGTGGGCTTAGTGTTGTACTTGTTACAGGGGTGGTTTCACCCGACAAAGCATTTTCGGGTTTCTCCAACGAAGGCACGCTTACCGTTGCTTTGCTTTTTGTTCTTGGGGCTGCCATTCGCGACACTGGAGCCGTGCATGGTGTCGCACACACCTTATTAGGCTATCCGACAAAGCAAAGGCATGCATTGCTGCGTCTTAGTCTTCCGGTTGCTGGCATCTCAGCATTTTTAAACAACACGCCCGTTGTTGCTATGATGCTACCGGTCGTCAACGACTGGGCGCGTCGAATCGGCGTTCCGCGCTCACGACTCCTTATGCCCCTTAGCTACGCGGCTATTTTAGGCGGCACCTGCACGCTGATCGGACACAGCACGAATCTTGTTGTGGCTGCCATGGCCCGTGCATACGATCCGGCGCTTGAAATAGGCATGTTTGATCAGTTGTGGGTGGGTCTTCCCCTGGTGATTGCTGGCACTTTATATCTTGTTCTGGCTTCACCCTTTTTGCTTCCCGACCGTGATTCCAAAGGCAGTGCAGCTCAAAGCTCTCGCCAATACACTGTGGCCATGCGTGTCGCATCCGACTCCATCGTGGTTAACAAAACAATCGAGGCAGCCGGTCTTCGTAAACTCCCCGGACTGTTTCTTGTCGAAATCGAACGCCATGGTGAGGTTATTCCAGCTCCGGCCCCAAACCGTCAGCTCCATGCCGGAGATGAACTGTTGTTTGCAGGTGTTGTAGAGAGCGTCGTCGATCTGCAAAAGATTCGTGGCTTGATTCCTGCCACCTCACAAATCGACAAACTGTCTGAGCCACGACCCAATCGTCGTTTGCTCGAAGCCGTCATCTCAACGCACTCACCTCTTATCGGGAAAAGCATTCGGGAGTCTCAATTTCGCACCAGCTTCAACGCGGCCATTATCGCAGTACATCGTGCAGGCGAACGAATCCATGCGAAAGTTGGCGATATTGTGCTCAAAGCAGGAGACACTTTGTTGCTCGAAGCTCACCCTTCGTTTCTAAACACCCATCGCAACAATGACGCATTCGCTCTCGTGGGCGAAGTACAAGACAGTCAGCCGATTTATTTTGAAAAAGGCTGGATCGCGATGTGCATTATCGCTCTTATGGTCTTGCTAAACGCTTCAGGCTGGATGCCTCTTATCCACGCAGCGCTCATTGCCAGCGCAGCACTGATCATCACAGGATGCATTAGTGCAACGCAAGCACGCAACGCTATTGATTTGACCGTTGTGCTCACGATTGCTGCGGCGTTTGGCTTGGGCGCAGCCGTCTCGCAAAGCGGCTTGGCCGAGTATCTGAGCAACGGAATTATGCTCATCGCTGAACCACTTGGACCGGTGGGCTTACTGACAGCTATTTACATTGCGGTCGCCTTGCTCGGGGCTGTCGTCACCACCAAAGCTGCTGCAGTACTTGTCTTTCCCATTGCGACTGCCTTGGCCGAACATGCTGGGCTCGGCGTCCGTCCATTTATTTTTGTGGTGATCTTCGCAAGTGCAGGAAACTTTGTGAGTCCCATTGCCTATCAAACCAACCTGATGGTTTATGGCCCGGGTGGTTACCGGTTTACCGATTTTCTTCGCTTTGGTATCCCTCTTCAAATTATCACAGCCGTAATTACAATCTCACTTTGCTATCTATTTTGGGTCTAA
- a CDS encoding rhodanese-like domain-containing protein codes for MTTWIEAFKLSLIACACGVAVGVIWGFPEAASGQEDAVCTGPVPSEPKIQWASLAEAKTAFDRSEVRFIDARSKEAFQAGHIAGAFHLPIENGTLNRNRLTKLDPNQDMIVYCDTQGSCAASTRLAALLWSEGFMRVRVLEGGMPAWMQAAYPAEAGACQDCQ; via the coding sequence ATGACGACTTGGATTGAAGCGTTTAAACTTAGCCTCATCGCTTGCGCGTGTGGTGTTGCTGTCGGCGTAATTTGGGGCTTTCCAGAGGCTGCTTCTGGACAAGAAGATGCCGTGTGCACCGGACCTGTACCTTCGGAGCCAAAGATTCAATGGGCAAGCCTCGCCGAAGCAAAAACAGCTTTTGATCGAAGCGAGGTCCGCTTCATCGACGCACGAAGCAAAGAAGCCTTCCAAGCCGGCCACATTGCCGGCGCTTTTCATCTACCTATTGAAAACGGTACCCTGAATCGCAATCGATTAACCAAGCTTGACCCTAACCAAGACATGATTGTCTACTGCGACACGCAAGGGAGCTGTGCTGCGTCAACCCGGCTTGCCGCACTGCTGTGGAGTGAAGGCTTTATGCGTGTGCGTGTATTAGAAGGAGGCATGCCAGCATGGATGCAAGCCGCTTATCCGGCAGAGGCCGGAGCATGCCAAGATTGTCAGTAA